The window GCAGGATCTGGAACGCAATCACCAGCGGCGGCTGCGCGCCTTCGCGCAGTGCAAAGGGCAGTTCTGCCCCGCCGAGATAGCCGAACATGTAGGCCGATCCCTTGAGCGTTGCCGCCTCGACCGCGCTCACCGCATTGTTGACCATCCCCACCGCCGCCCAGACGAAGGGCACACGCACGATCAGCACTGCGAGGAGGCCCTGCATTGCCAGAGCGCCCGCGATCCAGCGCCAGCCGGGATGTCCGCGGCGGTTCTCCGAGAGGCCCCAAGCCAGCCCCATCAGCATCGCAATGCCGATCACCCCGCGCAACTGATCGAACAGTTCCACCGCCCCGTCAGCCCCGCCGCCAGGTGTGATAGCGTTCGACCCAGCGAAGCACCCCTTCGGGCTTGTGCGCCTTCTTCCAGTTTCCAGCGGCAAACTTGTTCGCTTCGACCAGCGTGGGATAAGCGTGGATCGTGCCGAGGATCTTGTTGAGCCCCAGCCCGTGCTTCATTGCCAGCACATATTCCGCGATCAGCTCGCCCGCATGTGCGCCGACGATGGTGGCGCCCAGCACCGTGTCCTTCCCGCCCGCAGGGGTAAGGATCTTGACGAAACCCTTGGTCTCGCTCTCGGCGATCGCGCGGTCGAGTTCGTGCAATTCGAAGCGCGTCACCTCGACCGCGATGCCCTGCTCTTCCGCCTCGCGCTCGTTCAATCCCACGCGCGCGACTTCGGGGTCGAGGAAGGTGACCGCGGGGATCACGCGGTAATCGGCCTTGAATTTGCGGAAGGTGCCGAACAATGCGTTGACGCTCGCATACCACGCCTGATGGCTGGCGGTGTGGGTGAACTGGAACGGCCCGGCGACATCGCCTGCGGCAAAGATGTTGGGGTATTTGGTGGCGAGGAATTCATCCGTCACCACGGTCTTGTCGGTGTCGATGCCGAGCGCCTCCAGCCCGAAGCCGGTGAGTCGCGCCTTGCGGCCCACCGCGACGATCAGCGCATCGAACGGCACACGCAGTTCCTGCCCGCCCCGTTCGGCGACCAGCACATCGCCTTCGATCCGCACCGCCTTGTGCCCGGTCAGCACGCGCACCCCGTCACCGTCCAGCACCGCGCGGGCGAGCGCGGAGACATCGGCATCCTCGCGGCCCAGCAGCGCGTCCGCCATTTCGACCTGCGTGACCTGCGATCCCAGCCGCGCGAGCGCCTGCGACAATTCGCACCCGATCGGCCCGCCGCCAAGCACCGCGACGCGCGCAGGCGCGGCGTCCATCTGCGCGAACGCCTCCCACATCGTTTCGCTGGTGAGATAGCCGCTGGCCTCGATCCCCGGTATCGGCGGGACAACCGGCTCGGCCCCGCTGGCGATGATGATGCTGCGGGTGGTGAGGCGCTGCGTGCCGCCGCCATGCAATGCGATCTCGACCGTCCAGGGGTCGACGATCGTCGCGTATCCCTTGACCACATCGACGCCGAGGCCGGTGTAACGTTCGACAGAATCATTGGGCGCAATCGCCGCGATCGCCTCCATCACCCGCGCGATCACTGCCTTGAACGGCACCTCGGGCTCGTGCGGGGTCAGCCCGTAACGGTCGGCGTGGCGCATGGTCGCGGCGACCTTGGCGCTCTTGATCAGCGCCTTGGACGGCACGCAGCCGGTGTTGAGGCAATCGCCGCCCATCTCGTGCGCTTCGACCAGCGTGACCTTGGCCTTCACCGTCGCCCCGATCAGCGCCGATACCAGCCCGGCCGAGCCTGCGCCGATCACCACCAGATTGCGGTCGAACCGCTTGGGACGGGTGAAGCCGGCATAGGCCTTGCGCCGCTGCACCGCGGCAATCACCAGCTTCGCGAGCCACGGCGCGATGCCGAGAAGGACGAAGCTCCCCAGCACCGCGGGCGAGGCGATCCCCGTAAGGCTGTCGATCCGCGCAAGCTGCGTTCCCGCATTCACATAGACCGCAGTGCCCAGCAGCATCCCGAGTTGGCTGACCCAGACATAGGTCCACAGGCGGATGCGGGTCAGACCCATCACCAGATTGACCACGAAGAACGGGAAGGCCGGGATCATCCGCAAGCTGAACAGATAGAACGCGCCGTCGCGCTCGACGCCCTCGTTGATCGCCTTCAACCGCTGCCCGAACCGCGCCTCGATCGCGTCGCGCAGCACATAGCGCGACGACAGGAACGCCAGCGTCGCCCCCAGCGTCGAGGCGAAGGAGACGAGGACCGTCCCCGTCACCACCCCGAACAGGGCGCCTGCTGCCAGCGTCAGCAGCGCCGCGCCCGGCAGCGAGGCCGCGGTAACCGCGACATAGATCGCAAAGAACCCTGCCAGCACGCCTGCCGGATTGGCGGCATAGAATGCCTCCCACTGCGCCACCCCCGCCTTGATCCCGTCAAGCGTCAGATATTGGCCGAGGTCGAAGATGAAATAGGCGGCGATGATCGCGGCCAACACGGCAAGGATGGCAAGCTTCTTCACGTCCCGGTCATTCCCCTTGGCGCCGATCAATCCCCGCGCGCGAGACGGGCGTATTGCGCGATCCACGCTTTGTCGATGGCATGCTTGAGCGCAAGCACCCAGCGTCCCTCGGCGGCAAAGGTTCCGTAAGCCGCGATCGCGTGGCCATCGCCGGTGTTGAGCAGATAGAGGCTGTTGGCGCGCGGGCGGTATCGTGCGCGCGGCGGCTGGCCTGCGGCCAGATGGCGCAGATTGGCGGCAAGCACCGGCCCGGCCTTGACTGCATGCACGCCCGAGTGCGCAAGGCTTCGGTCGCTCCGCGCGGCGACATCGCCTGCGGCAAGGATATGGCCATGCGAGATCGACCGCTGGTGCGCGTCGACCGCAATGAAGCCCGCCGCATCGGTCGCGATCCCGCTGTCTGCGACCCATCGGGGCGCGCCGCTGCCAAGCGCGGCGATCACGCAGGAGAAAGGCGCAAGGCTTTGCCCTCCAGCGGTCAGGCATCCGCCCTCCAGCCGCGCTTCGGCGTCGATCACCGCGATCCCCTGCCGTGCCAGCGCAGCAGCGACACGGCGACGCACGCCTTGCGAAAAGCCGGGGAGCACCCCGCGCTCGCCCGCGACGAGAGTGACGCGAGGACGCGCGGCCAGACCCGCGATGTTGCGCAAGGCAAAGGCAAGCTCGACCCCGCCCGCGCCGCCGCCCGCCACCACGATCCGCGCAAGCATTTCGGGCTGCGACGCGGCAACTTGAGCGAGACGATCGGTAAAAGCGCCGATCGGGCGGATATCGAGAATGCGCGGATCACTCCCCAGCAGCGCCCGCCCTCGCGGTGCGCCGCCGGTGTCGAAGCTGGCGATGCCGAAACCGATCCTGCGTCCGTCCCCGCAGGTGACCACCCGCGCTTCGGGATCGAGCGCGGCGCAGCGATCGGCGACCCATTCCGCGCCCGCGCGCGCCGCAAGTGCGGCAAGATCGACCAGCCCGTCGTCCTTGCCATGCTGCCCCGCAATCCAGCCGGGCACCATGCCAGAATAGCGCAAGTAAGGCTCGGGCGTCAGCAACACCGCACGCGCCGCGCCGGGCGGGCCGCCCCGCGCGATCCAGTCGGCCAGCACCGCGACATGCGCATGGCCCCCGCCCGCCAGCAGAATATCGGCATGATCGTGCCGGTCGCAAGCCTTGCCATGTTGACCCGTCATCACGTCCGCGTCATTGCGCGTTGTTCATCTGCCCGCAAGCTTCCGGCGCTATCGGGCAAGATACTTTATTACCTCTCATTACCAACAAATGCTCGTATAGTCGCGTTTTGCATCCGGAGGCTAGGTCGGAACCGCAAGGGCCCTCGACCATTGTTCGCTTGAGCGGCGCTGCAGTTGCTTGCACAGCAACAAGCGCGCTGTTGCGGTGCCCTGTGGGTTGCAAGCCACACGCGATGGACCTTATCGGACGGAAAGGCTGCCATGGCAGGTGAAGGCCAAAATTACGGCTCGCAGATATCCCTGGCCAAGTTCTTCAGGATTTTCTTCGACATCCTGAAGCCCGAAGCCAATTTCTACTGGCTCGCGGCGGTTTACGGTGTCGGGATCAGCCTGCTCAGCCTCGCCACCCCGATTTCGGTGCAGATGCTCATCAACACCATCGCCAACACCGCGCTTACCGCGCCGCTGGTGATGCTGTCGCTCACGCTGTTCGGCCTGCTGCTGATGTCGGTGCTGCTCTATGCCTTGCGGATCCACCTGATGGAGATCTTCGCGCGCCGGTTCTACGCGCGGATGGTGGCCGAAATCTCACTGATCTCGGTCTATGCGCAGGACCCCTTTTTCGGCGACGTGAAGAAAAGCTCGCTGTTCAACCGCTATTTCGACGTGATCTATGTTCAGTCGCTGATCCCCAACCTGTTCATCGGCGGATTTACCGCGCTGCTCCAGATTGCGGTCGGGTTCGTGCTGGTCAGCCTCTATCACCCCTATTTCCTCGGCTTCACGCTGGTGATGATCGCGCTGATCTGGGCGATCTGGCTGATATGGGGCGCGCGCGCGCTGCGCACCGGGATCGATGTCAGCCATGCCAAGCACACCACCGCTGCCTGGCTTGAGACGATCGGCGGGTCGAACGGCTTTTTCAAGTCGCAGCGCCGGATCGACTACGCGCTCGACAAGACCGATGACCACACGCGCGTTTATGTGAATCAGCGCAAACGCCACTTCCGCCACCTGTTTTCGCAGACGGTCAGCTTCCTCGTGCTCTATGCCGCCGCCAGCGCGGCCTTGCTGGGGCTTGGGGGTTGGCTGGTCATCCAGAACGAGCTGACGCTTGGGCAACTGGTCGCCGCCGAACTGGTGCTGTCGGCAGCCTTTGTCGCGGTGTCGCAGCTGGGCATCTACCTTGGCTATTTCTACGACCTGTTCGCCGCGGTCGAGGAAATCTCGCAGTTCTACGATGTCGAACAGGAACAGCCCAAGGACGCCGATCCTGTCGTCGGGCCGGATCACACGATCACGATGCAGCGCGTGACCGGCAAGGCCCGCAACGAAGACGTGTGCTTCGACCTTGAAATCCCGAGCGGGGCGGTGGTCATGGCGGCGGCCAGCCAGCACGGGGTGCAACGCCTGTTCACCAATCTGCTCAAGCTGCACGATCTGCCGCAGGGCGGGATCGCGACGCTGGGCGAAATCGATCTGAAAGCGATCGAGCCGCATTACCTGCGCAAGAACGTCCACGTGCTCGACCGGCCCAGCATCGTCGAAATGACGATCCGCGAATATCTGGCGCTGTCCTGCCCCGAAACCGCGCCGCAGCGGATGCTCGGCGCGCTCGAGACCGTGGGGCTGGCCGATACCATCGCCACGCTCGAAAAGGGGCTCGACACCCCGCTTGCGACTACGGGCTATCCGCTTTCGGCGGTCGAACTCCAGCAGTTGAAGCTTGCCAATGCGCTGCTCGAACGCCCGCGCGTGCTGGTGCTGAGCCGGTTGTTCGATTTGCTTGACCCTGAACCGATCGAACGCGCGGTCGCTGAATTGCGCGCGCAGGCCTATTCGACCGTGATCTATTTCTCCAACCGCCGCATCGATCTGGGCTTCGACCGGTTCCTCTATCTCGAAGCGCAACGGCAAAGCTGGTTCGACGATTTCGACGAATTCAGTGCCGCCGTTGCCGGAAAGGGGGCCTAAGCATGGCGACGCTCAAAGAAGACATGGCGCACTTCAAGACGCTCGCCAGCATCCGCACCCCGCGGATCATGCGCGCAGTGTTCTTCATCATCCTGACCGCGGTTGTCGTGGCGATCGCCTTCCTCGTCTATGTCCCGTGGGTGCAGACCACGTCGGGCCGCGGGGTGGTGACCACGCTCAGCCCCAACCAGCGCAAACAGGACATCAACGCGCTGGTGCCCGGCCGGATCGAGGAATGGTATGTGCGCGATGGTTCGTCGGTGAAGAAAGGCGATCCGATCGTCCGTATCGCCGATATCGACCCCAATCTGCTCGACCGCCTGCAGGCCGAACGCGGGCAGATGGAGCTGCAACTGGCCGCCGCGCAATCCGCGCTTGCCACCGCGCAGATCGACGAACGCCGGAGCCGCGAATTGTTCGAGGCGGGACTTGCCGCCCGGCGCGACTATGAATTGTCGCAGATCAAGGTCGCCGAAATGCAGGGCAAGGTTGCCGCCGCGCAGGCCGATCTCAACCGCGCAGATGTCAATATCGCGCGCCAGTCCGAACAGATCGTGCGCGCCCCGCGCGACGGTTTCATCCAGAGCCTCAACGCCGGCGATGCCGCGACCTTCATCAAGGCGGGCGATGTGCTGGCGACCTTCGTCCCCGAAGGCGCGGTGCGGGTGATCGAGATTTTCATCGACGGGCGCGATGTCGCGCTCGTCCGCCCCGGCGATGCGGCGCGCATCCAGTTCGAAGGCTGGCCCGCGGTGCAATTTTCGGGCTGGCCCTCGGTTGCGGTCGGCACCTTCGGGGGCAAGGTCGTCAGCGTCGACCAGTCGGCGCAGATCGACGGGCGCTTCCGCGTGCTGATCGCCGAAGACACGCTCGACGGCTATGGCTGGCCCGAGGAACGCTATGTCCGCTTCGGCGCGGCGGTGCAGGCCTGGGTGCTGCTCGAAACCGTGCCGGTGGGTTACGAGATCTGGCGCCAGCTCAACAATTTCCCGCCGCAGTTGCCCACCGCCGCGGCGACAGCCCCAGCCACCGCAGGGGCGGCGAAATAGCCATGCCGCGACGGTTTGTCTTGTCGTCTTCGCCCGCGCGGGGTGTTCGCTGCACGCTGCTCGCCTGCGCGGCAGCGGCTGCGTTTTGCGCGGCAACCACGCCCGCCATCGCGCAAACCATCGCGCCCGTCGGCGACCCGATCGAAGCCGCGCTGACCACCGGGCCCCTGCTGCCCGAAGAGGTGCTGCGCTCCTCCGCGCTCACCTTCCCGCAGGTGCTCGAAGCCTTCGAGCGCGAGGCCGCCGCGCGCGCAGATCAACTGGGTGCCGACGGCGCGTTCGACCTGATGCTGAAGGGCGAATATTACGACCGGCTGACAGGCTATTATTCGGGCGGTTTCGGCAAGGTCGAAGCGCGCCAGCCGCTGCGGCCACTGGGCGCGGAAGTGTTCGGCTCCTACCGCGTGTCGAGCGGCGATTTTCCGACCTACGAGAATTACAATTACACCAACGCGCTGGGCGAAGTGAAGGTCGGCGCGATGTTCTCGCTGCTGCGCAACCGCGACATCGACAGCCGCCGTTTCGCGATCGAGGACACCCGCCTTGCCGCCGCGCAGGCCGAGCTTGACGTGATGCTGGTGCGCCTCAACGTCCAGCACGAGGCCTTGCGGGCCTATTGGCGCTGGGTCGGCGCAGGCGAGGAAATCCGCGTGTTCGAGGAATTGCTCGAAATTGCCGAAGCGCGCCAGATCGGCCTGACCCGCGAATTCAACGAAGGCGCGCTCGCGCGGGTCGCGCTGATTGAAAACGAACAGAACCTGCTGCGCCGCCGCACGCTGCTCGAACAGGCGCGGCGCGATTTCGAGACCGCCTCGAACTCGCTGGGGTTCTACCTGCGCGGCACCGATGGCCGGATGATCGTGCCCACGCGTGAGATGCTCCCCGATCTTGCCCGCTTCGGCGCGATCCCCGCGCCCGAGGCGTTGGCGATCACCCCGACCAGCGAGGTGATCCTTGCCCGGCCGGAGCTGCAGACCTTCCGCATCGCGCTCGAACGCGCGAACAACCGGATCGCACTGCGCGAAAACGATCTCAAGCCCTCGCTCAACGCGACCGCCGAGCTGTCGCGCGATTTCGGCCAGATCGGGCCGGGCGGGCCGGGCTTCGATTCGACCGACACCGTGGTGGGCCTCACCTTTTCGGTGCCGCTGCAACGCCGCACCGCGCGCGGGGCGCTGGACCGCGCAGAGGCCGAACGGCGCGAAACCGAGCTGCGCCAGCGCCGGATCGCCGACCAGATCACCACCGATGTCAGCAACATCCTCACCAATCTTGCCGCCGCACGCAAGCTGGCTGACCTTGCGAATGCCGAGGTGCGGCAGGCCAACCAGATGGTGCAGGCCGAACGCACGCGGTTCCGGCTTGGCGCAGGCGAGTTCTTCCTCGTCAACGCGCGCGAGGAAACCGCGGCGAACGCGCAGATCGGCGCGATCCGTGCGGGCCTTGCCGGAAGGCTCGCCGAGGCAAGCTACAACGCGGCAACGATGAACCTGCGCGCGCTGGGGCTGGAATAGGGTTTAGAGCTTTCCGCGCAATGCTTGGTAGGCGGCAGCGGCTACCGTGTTGGCGAGGTTCAGCGACCGGATCACATCGGATCGCATCGGCAGCTTGACCAGCCGGTCGGCGTGCCGGTCGATCACGGCCTGCGGAATGCCTTTGGTCTCCTGCCCGAAGACAAGGAAAGCATCGTCAGGATATTTGGGCTCGTAGAAAGAGCGCGCGCCGAATTCCTCGAACAGGAACAGCTGATCGGGCCGCGGCGCGCGCGCGGCGAGAAACGCGTCCCAGCTGGCATATTCGGTGAGGCGGACATGCGGCCAGTAATCGAGGCCCGAGCGCTTCACCCGCTTGTCGGAGATATCGAAGCCGAGCGGATGGATCAGAATCAGCTCCAGATCGAGCGCCACGCAGGTACGCCCCACCGCGCCGGTGTTGCCGGGGATCTCGGGCTGGACGAGGACGATGGCGGTCAAAGCGTTTTGGCGCCGATCACACGGCTCGCACGGTAATAGCCGAACGCGCCCTCGCCCGACCACGCCTTCCCGTCAGGATAGCGCAGTTCGATTCCGGCCAGATCGGCCGCGTCAGCAAGGCCCATGTTTACCCCGGCCATGACGTCGCCGTGCCGAGCGACCGCGGCAGCCGTCATGCGGAAATGGGTGGTCGAGCCGCACGCCGGACAGAAATGCACCTCGGCCCCGGCTTCGGCCTTGTCACGACGGCTGTGGCACGCGGTGGGCCCATTGATCTCGACTTCAGCGGGATCGAAATAGCCCCACCGCGCGCCTGCCTTGCGGCACATGTCGCAATTGCAGGCGTGAATGAATTCCGGCCTGCGGGCCGTGGACACGCTCACAGAACCGCAAAAGCACGTAACGGTCATTACCCCAGCTTGCCCTTAAGCAACTGGTTCACCACTGCCGGGTTCGCCTTGCCCTGCATCGCCTTCATCGTCTGGCCGACGAAGAAGCCGAACAGCGCTTCCTTGCCGGCGCGGTATTGTTCGACCTTGTCGGCGTTGGCGGCGATGATCGCATCGACGGCGGCTTCGATCGCGCCGGTGTCGCTGACCTGCTTGAGCCCTTCGGCCTCGGCGATTTCAGCGGGTTCGCGGCCGGTCTTCAGCACGATCTCGAAGATTTCCTTCGCCTGCCCGCCGCTGATTTCGCCCTTGTCGGCCATCGCGAGGATGGCTGCCTGCGAAGCGGCGGTGGCATTGGCGGCATCGCCTTCGTTGCCCAGCGCCTTCATCACCCCCGGCGCGACCGAAAGCGCCCAATTGGCGACCTGCGTGGCGACCGCCGCGTCATTTTTGCCCGTTGCGCGCGCGGTTTCGGCAAGCAACGTTTCGAAGCGCGCAAAGGTCTCGACCTCGGCGGTCAATTCGCGCGCGTTGTAGGGGGTGAGGCCGAGCGTCTCGATATAACGCTTGCGCTTGGCGTCGGGCAGTTCGGGGAGCGAAGCGCGGCATTCGGCGAGGAAATCCTCCTCCAGCACCAGCGGCAGCAAGTCCGGATCGGGGAAGTAGCGATAATCGTGCGCGTCTTCCTTCGAACGCATCGTGCGCGTGGTGCCGGTGACCGGATCGAACAGGCGCGTTTCCTGCACGATCGTGCCCCCGCTTTCGAGCACA is drawn from Erythrobacter neustonensis and contains these coding sequences:
- a CDS encoding ABC transporter transmembrane domain-containing protein, whose amino-acid sequence is MAGEGQNYGSQISLAKFFRIFFDILKPEANFYWLAAVYGVGISLLSLATPISVQMLINTIANTALTAPLVMLSLTLFGLLLMSVLLYALRIHLMEIFARRFYARMVAEISLISVYAQDPFFGDVKKSSLFNRYFDVIYVQSLIPNLFIGGFTALLQIAVGFVLVSLYHPYFLGFTLVMIALIWAIWLIWGARALRTGIDVSHAKHTTAAWLETIGGSNGFFKSQRRIDYALDKTDDHTRVYVNQRKRHFRHLFSQTVSFLVLYAAASAALLGLGGWLVIQNELTLGQLVAAELVLSAAFVAVSQLGIYLGYFYDLFAAVEEISQFYDVEQEQPKDADPVVGPDHTITMQRVTGKARNEDVCFDLEIPSGAVVMAAASQHGVQRLFTNLLKLHDLPQGGIATLGEIDLKAIEPHYLRKNVHVLDRPSIVEMTIREYLALSCPETAPQRMLGALETVGLADTIATLEKGLDTPLATTGYPLSAVELQQLKLANALLERPRVLVLSRLFDLLDPEPIERAVAELRAQAYSTVIYFSNRRIDLGFDRFLYLEAQRQSWFDDFDEFSAAVAGKGA
- a CDS encoding HlyD family secretion protein, whose amino-acid sequence is MATLKEDMAHFKTLASIRTPRIMRAVFFIILTAVVVAIAFLVYVPWVQTTSGRGVVTTLSPNQRKQDINALVPGRIEEWYVRDGSSVKKGDPIVRIADIDPNLLDRLQAERGQMELQLAAAQSALATAQIDERRSRELFEAGLAARRDYELSQIKVAEMQGKVAAAQADLNRADVNIARQSEQIVRAPRDGFIQSLNAGDAATFIKAGDVLATFVPEGAVRVIEIFIDGRDVALVRPGDAARIQFEGWPAVQFSGWPSVAVGTFGGKVVSVDQSAQIDGRFRVLIAEDTLDGYGWPEERYVRFGAAVQAWVLLETVPVGYEIWRQLNNFPPQLPTAAATAPATAGAAK
- a CDS encoding FAD-dependent oxidoreductase — protein: MKKLAILAVLAAIIAAYFIFDLGQYLTLDGIKAGVAQWEAFYAANPAGVLAGFFAIYVAVTAASLPGAALLTLAAGALFGVVTGTVLVSFASTLGATLAFLSSRYVLRDAIEARFGQRLKAINEGVERDGAFYLFSLRMIPAFPFFVVNLVMGLTRIRLWTYVWVSQLGMLLGTAVYVNAGTQLARIDSLTGIASPAVLGSFVLLGIAPWLAKLVIAAVQRRKAYAGFTRPKRFDRNLVVIGAGSAGLVSALIGATVKAKVTLVEAHEMGGDCLNTGCVPSKALIKSAKVAATMRHADRYGLTPHEPEVPFKAVIARVMEAIAAIAPNDSVERYTGLGVDVVKGYATIVDPWTVEIALHGGGTQRLTTRSIIIASGAEPVVPPIPGIEASGYLTSETMWEAFAQMDAAPARVAVLGGGPIGCELSQALARLGSQVTQVEMADALLGREDADVSALARAVLDGDGVRVLTGHKAVRIEGDVLVAERGGQELRVPFDALIVAVGRKARLTGFGLEALGIDTDKTVVTDEFLATKYPNIFAAGDVAGPFQFTHTASHQAWYASVNALFGTFRKFKADYRVIPAVTFLDPEVARVGLNEREAEEQGIAVEVTRFELHELDRAIAESETKGFVKILTPAGGKDTVLGATIVGAHAGELIAEYVLAMKHGLGLNKILGTIHAYPTLVEANKFAAGNWKKAHKPEGVLRWVERYHTWRRG
- a CDS encoding FAD-dependent oxidoreductase, coding for MTGQHGKACDRHDHADILLAGGGHAHVAVLADWIARGGPPGAARAVLLTPEPYLRYSGMVPGWIAGQHGKDDGLVDLAALAARAGAEWVADRCAALDPEARVVTCGDGRRIGFGIASFDTGGAPRGRALLGSDPRILDIRPIGAFTDRLAQVAASQPEMLARIVVAGGGAGGVELAFALRNIAGLAARPRVTLVAGERGVLPGFSQGVRRRVAAALARQGIAVIDAEARLEGGCLTAGGQSLAPFSCVIAALGSGAPRWVADSGIATDAAGFIAVDAHQRSISHGHILAAGDVAARSDRSLAHSGVHAVKAGPVLAANLRHLAAGQPPRARYRPRANSLYLLNTGDGHAIAAYGTFAAEGRWVLALKHAIDKAWIAQYARLARGD
- a CDS encoding tRNA (cytidine(34)-2'-O)-methyltransferase codes for the protein MTAIVLVQPEIPGNTGAVGRTCVALDLELILIHPLGFDISDKRVKRSGLDYWPHVRLTEYASWDAFLAARAPRPDQLFLFEEFGARSFYEPKYPDDAFLVFGQETKGIPQAVIDRHADRLVKLPMRSDVIRSLNLANTVAAAAYQALRGKL
- the gatB gene encoding Asp-tRNA(Asn)/Glu-tRNA(Gln) amidotransferase subunit GatB, which produces MSNYRIQGATGEWEVVIGLEVHAQVTSNAKLFSGAATAFGAEPNAQVSLIDAAMPGMLPVPNRECIRQAVRTGMAIEAQINAWSQFDRKNYFYADLPQGYQISQLYHPIVGEGSLTIEADEKAGIEADKVIGIERIHIEQDAGKLMHDQHPTMSYVDLNRSGVALMEIVSRPDMASPAEAGAYLRKLRSILRYVGSCDGNMEEGSMRADVNVSVRKVGEPLGTRTETKNVNSVRFVMQAIEHEAMRQVDVLESGGTIVQETRLFDPVTGTTRTMRSKEDAHDYRYFPDPDLLPLVLEEDFLAECRASLPELPDAKRKRYIETLGLTPYNARELTAEVETFARFETLLAETARATGKNDAAVATQVANWALSVAPGVMKALGNEGDAANATAASQAAILAMADKGEISGGQAKEIFEIVLKTGREPAEIAEAEGLKQVSDTGAIEAAVDAIIAANADKVEQYRAGKEALFGFFVGQTMKAMQGKANPAVVNQLLKGKLG
- a CDS encoding TolC family protein, translating into MPRRFVLSSSPARGVRCTLLACAAAAAFCAATTPAIAQTIAPVGDPIEAALTTGPLLPEEVLRSSALTFPQVLEAFEREAAARADQLGADGAFDLMLKGEYYDRLTGYYSGGFGKVEARQPLRPLGAEVFGSYRVSSGDFPTYENYNYTNALGEVKVGAMFSLLRNRDIDSRRFAIEDTRLAAAQAELDVMLVRLNVQHEALRAYWRWVGAGEEIRVFEELLEIAEARQIGLTREFNEGALARVALIENEQNLLRRRTLLEQARRDFETASNSLGFYLRGTDGRMIVPTREMLPDLARFGAIPAPEALAITPTSEVILARPELQTFRIALERANNRIALRENDLKPSLNATAELSRDFGQIGPGGPGFDSTDTVVGLTFSVPLQRRTARGALDRAEAERRETELRQRRIADQITTDVSNILTNLAAARKLADLANAEVRQANQMVQAERTRFRLGAGEFFLVNAREETAANAQIGAIRAGLAGRLAEASYNAATMNLRALGLE